The Terriglobia bacterium genome window below encodes:
- a CDS encoding cytochrome C: protein MRLRRTSLRRLLVAPLAAGALLLASRAAAAEEGCISAQCHEKLIKRKVVHPVTESCGNCHESVATPHPQRGAKTFKLTAAPPALCDGCHDAFGKKSHVHEPVKDGSCTTCHDPHAADEPKLLAQPLKELCATCHSDKVDFKFVHGPVAAGDCTACHTPHESDTKALLKKEEKETCLTCHATVVAKSMTLLHGPINDGKCTPCHDPHGGPYPRLLVKEFPADPYVPYTASEFGLCFGCHKRELVQDPDTSFATNFRDGERNLHYLHVNNPRRGRSCKLCHAVHGGALPKLVAETVPFGKWNLPLRFVKTATGGSCAPGCHRPQSYDRESPGKKPEATTHVAGR from the coding sequence ATGAGACTGCGAAGAACTTCGCTCCGGCGCCTCCTCGTCGCTCCGCTCGCGGCCGGCGCGCTCCTCCTCGCGTCTCGCGCCGCCGCGGCCGAGGAAGGGTGCATCTCCGCCCAGTGCCACGAGAAGCTGATCAAGCGCAAGGTCGTCCATCCCGTGACGGAATCCTGCGGCAACTGCCACGAGTCCGTCGCGACGCCGCATCCCCAGAGGGGCGCGAAGACCTTCAAGCTCACGGCGGCGCCTCCCGCGCTCTGCGACGGCTGTCATGACGCGTTCGGGAAGAAGAGCCACGTCCATGAGCCGGTGAAGGACGGGTCCTGCACGACCTGCCACGATCCCCATGCCGCGGACGAGCCGAAGCTCCTGGCGCAGCCGCTCAAGGAGCTGTGCGCGACCTGTCATTCGGACAAGGTCGATTTCAAGTTCGTCCACGGTCCCGTCGCCGCCGGGGATTGCACGGCCTGCCATACTCCCCACGAATCGGACACGAAGGCGCTGCTGAAGAAGGAGGAGAAGGAGACCTGCCTGACGTGCCACGCGACCGTCGTCGCGAAGAGCATGACGCTGCTCCACGGCCCGATCAACGACGGCAAGTGCACTCCCTGCCACGACCCCCACGGCGGCCCGTATCCGAGGCTCCTGGTCAAGGAGTTTCCCGCCGATCCGTACGTCCCGTACACCGCCTCGGAATTCGGGCTCTGCTTCGGCTGCCACAAGCGCGAGTTGGTCCAGGACCCCGACACGTCGTTCGCGACGAATTTCAGGGACGGCGAGAGGAACCTCCACTACCTGCACGTGAACAACCCGCGGAGGGGACGCAGCTGCAAGCTGTGTCACGCCGTCCACGGAGGCGCGCTTCCCAAGCTGGTCGCCGAGACGGTGCCGTTCGGGAAGTGGAATCTCCCTCTGAGGTTCGTCAAGACCGCGACCGGCGGATCGTGCGCGCCGGGATGCCACCGGCCGCAATCCTACGATCGGGAGAGCCCCGGCAAGAAGCCCGAGGCTACGACGCACGTCGCGGGGAGATGA
- a CDS encoding RtcB family protein, with the protein MTPIPTAERIDAYRWLLPRKGGMRTDGIVFASDRLMRDLVGDPALEQVANVACLPGIVGASLAMPDAHWGYGFAIGGVAAFDAEEGIVSPGGVGYDINCGVRLLRSSLDLGTVRSRMDRLVEALFAAVPTGVGSHRRDEVLTEKEERDLLVRGAAWAVDRGYGWSSDLEAIEAGGVLEGADPDAVSARAIERGRAQVGTVGSGNHFIEVGFVDEVYDEAAASAFGLAHHGVTVLIHSGSRGLGYQVCDDAVKSMVKGAARYGFELPDRQLCCAPLGSEEARAYLAAMACAANYAFANRQRMAHGVREAFEKTFGVGPREHGLHTVYDVCHNVAKFETHEVQGRPRRVLVHRKGATRAFPAGHPDVPERYRAVGQPVLIPGDMGRYSYVLAGAPGAMRETFGSTCHGAGRVMSRTAAKRAARGRSLLQELNARGISIRSAGMATIAEEMPEAYKDVSDVVDVVHGAGLSTKVARVVPMGVIKG; encoded by the coding sequence ATGACGCCGATTCCCACCGCAGAGCGCATCGACGCATACCGATGGCTCCTCCCTCGGAAAGGCGGGATGCGCACCGACGGCATCGTGTTCGCCAGCGACCGTCTGATGCGGGATCTCGTGGGGGATCCCGCGCTCGAGCAAGTGGCCAACGTCGCGTGCCTCCCCGGCATCGTCGGCGCCTCGCTGGCCATGCCCGACGCGCACTGGGGGTACGGGTTCGCCATCGGCGGCGTGGCGGCGTTCGACGCCGAGGAAGGGATCGTCTCGCCGGGGGGAGTGGGGTACGACATCAACTGCGGGGTGAGGCTCCTGCGCTCCAGCCTCGACCTCGGTACCGTTCGATCCCGGATGGACCGTCTCGTGGAGGCGCTGTTCGCCGCCGTGCCGACGGGCGTGGGCTCCCACCGCCGCGACGAGGTGCTCACCGAGAAGGAGGAGCGGGACCTCCTGGTGCGCGGCGCCGCGTGGGCCGTCGACCGGGGGTACGGCTGGTCTTCGGACCTCGAGGCGATCGAGGCGGGCGGCGTGCTCGAGGGTGCGGACCCCGATGCCGTTTCGGCTCGCGCCATCGAGCGGGGAAGGGCGCAGGTGGGGACCGTCGGGAGCGGGAACCACTTCATCGAGGTCGGCTTCGTGGACGAGGTGTACGACGAGGCGGCGGCGTCCGCGTTCGGTCTCGCGCATCACGGCGTGACGGTCCTGATCCACTCGGGCTCGCGCGGACTCGGCTACCAGGTCTGCGACGACGCGGTGAAGTCCATGGTGAAGGGGGCGGCGAGATACGGGTTCGAGCTTCCCGACCGGCAGCTGTGCTGCGCGCCGCTCGGTTCAGAGGAGGCGAGGGCCTATCTCGCCGCCATGGCGTGCGCGGCGAACTACGCGTTCGCGAACCGCCAGCGGATGGCGCACGGGGTGCGCGAGGCTTTCGAGAAGACGTTCGGGGTCGGGCCGCGGGAGCACGGCCTGCACACGGTCTACGACGTCTGCCACAACGTCGCCAAGTTCGAGACGCACGAGGTGCAGGGGCGGCCTCGACGGGTCCTGGTCCACCGGAAAGGGGCCACGCGCGCGTTCCCCGCCGGCCACCCCGACGTGCCGGAGCGGTACCGCGCCGTCGGCCAGCCGGTCCTGATCCCCGGCGACATGGGGCGCTACTCGTACGTGCTGGCGGGGGCTCCCGGCGCCATGCGCGAGACGTTCGGGAGCACCTGCCACGGGGCCGGCCGGGTCATGAGCCGCACGGCGGCGAAGCGCGCCGCTCGCGGCCGCTCGCTGCTTCAGGAGCTCAACGCCCGGGGGATCTCGATCCGGTCGGCCGGGATGGCGACCATCGCGGAGGAGATGCCGGAGGCTTACAAGGACGTCTCCGACGTCGTCGACGTCGTCCACGGAGCCGGGCTCTCGACGAAGGTGGCCC